A single Anopheles arabiensis isolate DONGOLA chromosome 2, AaraD3, whole genome shotgun sequence DNA region contains:
- the LOC120901320 gene encoding monocarboxylate transporter 14-like isoform X2, whose translation MASKKARRTDSEIACEEAARLTADTQEYTSPDDDDGGCEYHDMPPPPDGGYGWVIVFASFMCNMIVDGIAYTFGVFLNEFVVYFGEGKGTVAWVGSLLSGMYLSAGPVVSALANKYGCRAVCIAGSIISCAAFALSTLSTSVTMLMLTYGVMGGIGFGLIYLPAVVAVGYYFETKRSLATGIAVCGSGFGTFAFAPLANMLLENFDWKNSNLILAGLILNCAVFGAMMRPLTYPKEDKVKPLMQRMYEEKRLQMERGSIGGSYFMVQLPDGTMEKRLKAPLNADPGVHSSLALDQLAAQQGGMHPVATLPTISEFKAQEQNGSSGSSSESSQIEMKKPLNKKRNTNSESDAADYGADNMPRNASQPAFTSHQSGMPKNGSVPTFDRVRKHSTGERFKPSLAAIKASSRGDVGSNGDVRKSMHLRLSRGSVNGSKNNNAEEFDDGSMFTSKASLKADRPAMVRPLSRKDIFYSGSVTNLKEFQSQKSLTNYRNSVVSLTKFEKEHRNDVRDDVEKGREEQYDLCPCLALPESFKNAIGAMMDVSLLRDPVFMMIGVSNIFGMAGLYVPFVYLVDAAVLDGIEQNSASFLISIIGITNTVGRIVCGYVADFPQVDALFLNNICLVISTVAVALTPFCHSYAAYVAMAIAFGIAIAGYISLTSIILVDLLGLDKLTNAFGLLILFRGAATIVGSPLAGALYDATQSYSIPFFVAGGLFALSAITSFAAPAMKRFRKPSEAPVHVEVLTPIDEEPSEDLADDDQPITMVPKIIQTAPSPSTEQPVTSNITSTTTINDDRKQPQSNGSAKDTDKEVSQMESVL comes from the exons ACGGACAGTGAAATTGCGTGCGAGGAGGCGGCACGATTGACGGCCGACACACAGGAATATACATCGccggacgatgacgatggagGGTGCGAGTACCACGATATGCCGCCCCCACCGGACGGTGG ATATGGCTGGGTGATCGTATTCGCCTCGTTTATGTGCAACATGATCGTGGACGGCATCGCGTACACGTTTGGCGTGTTCCTGAACGAGTTCGTGGTGTACTTCGGCGAGGGCAAGGGTACGGTGGCCTGGGTGGGCAGCTTGCTCAGCGGTATGTACCTGAGCGCCGGTCCGGTTGTGTCCGCGCTGGCCAACAAGTACGGCTGCCGGGCGGTGTGTATCGCGGGCAGCATCATCTCCTGCGCGGCGTTTGCGCTCAGCACGCTCAGCACCTCCGTGACGATGCTGATGCTCACGTACGGTGTGATGGGCGGCATCGGGTTCGGACTGATCTATCTGCCCGCGGTCGTGGCCGTCGGGTACTACTTCGAAACGAAGCGCTCGCTCGCCACCGGCATTGCCGTGTGCGGGTCCGGGTTCGGCACGTTCGCGTTCGCACCGCTCGCGAACATGCTGCTGGAAAACTTTGACTGGAAAAACTCCAACCTCATCCTGGCCGGGCTGATACTGAACTGTGCCGTGTTTGGGGCGATGATGCGACCGCTCACCTACCCGAAGGAGGACAAGGTGAAGCCACTGATGCAGCGCATGTACGAGGAAAAGCGGCTGCAGATGGAGCGCGGCTCGATCGGTGGGTCGTACTTTATGGTTCAGCTACCGGACGGCACAATGGAGAAAAGACTGAAGGCGCCGCTGAACGCGGACCCGGGCGTACACTCGAGCCTGGCGCTGGACCAGCTGGCCGCCCAGCAGGGCGGCATGCATCCGGTGGCCACCCTGCCCACCATTTCCGAGTTTAAGGCGCAGGAGCAGAACGGTAGCAGCGGCTCGTCGTCCGAGTCGAGCCAGATCGAGATGAAGAAACCGCTGAACAAGAAGCGCAACACCAACTCGGAGTCCGATGCCGCCGACTACGGGGCGGACAATATGCCCCGCAATGCCTCACAGCCTGCCTTTACCAGCCATCAGTCGG GCATGCCGAAGAATGGTTCCGTACCGACGTTCGATCGCGTCCGCAAACACTCGACCGGGGAGCGGTTCAAACCGTCGCTCGCCGCCATTAAGGCTAGCTCGCGGGGCGATGTCGGTAGCAACGGTGACGTACGTAAATCCATGCATCTCAGACTCTCGCGCGGCTCAGTCAATGGCAGCAAAAATAATAACGCTGAAGAATTC gaTGATGGCAGCATGTTTACCTCAAAAGCCTCACTGAAGGCGGACCGGCCGGCAATGGTGCGTCCGCTGTCGCGTAAGGACATCTTTTACTCCGGCTCCGTCACGAACCTGAAAGAGTTCCAGTCGCAAAAGTCGCTAACGAACTATCGCAATTCCGTCGTCTCGCTGACCAAGTTCGAGAAGGAGCACCGGAACGATGTGCGGGACGATGTGGAGAAGGGGCGGGAAGAGC AGTACGATCTTTGCCCGTGCCTGGCGCTGCCGGAATCGTTCAAGAATGCGATCGGTGCCATGATGGATGTGAGCTTGCTGCGCGATCCCGTCTTTATGATGATTGGCGTATCGAACATCTTCGGCATGGCCGGTCTGTACGTCCCCTTCGTGTACCTGGTCGATGCGGCTGTTCTGGAT GGAATTGAACAAAACTCTGCCTCCTTCCTTATCTCGATCATTGGTATTACGAACACGGTGGGCCGTATCGTGTGCGGTTACGTTGCTGACTTCCCGCAAGTGGACGCCCTGTTTCTGAACAACATCTGTCTAGTCATCTCCACCGTAGCGGTCGCACTGACGCCTTTCTGCCACAGTTACGCCGCGTACGTGGCGATGGCGATCGCGTTCGGCATTGCCATCG CTGGCTACATTTCACTGACGTCAATTATTCTGGTCGATCTGCTCGGGCTGGACAAGCTTACGAATGCGTTCGGTTTGCTGATTCTGTTCCGTGGTGCCGCCACGATCGTCGGATCACCGCTGGCCGGAGCCCTGTACGATGCCACCCAGTCCTACTCCATACCGTTCTTCGTTGCCGGCGGTCTGTTTGCCCTGTCGGCCATAACTAGCTTTGCGGCACCCGCCATGAAGAG ATTCCGCAAGCCATCGGAAGCACCCGTGCACGTCGAGGTGCTGACGCCGATCGACGAGGAACCGTCCGAAGATTTGGCGGACGATGATCAACCGATCACGATGGTACCAAAGATCATTCAAACCGCCCCCAGCCCGTCCACGGAGCAGCCCGTCACGTCGAATATCACCTCCACGACCACCATCAACGACGATCGCAAGCAGCCGCAGTCGAACGGTAGCGCAAAGGACACGGACAAGGAAGTGAGCCAGATGGAGTCCGTTCTGTAA
- the LOC120901320 gene encoding monocarboxylate transporter 14-like isoform X3: MTSKASKTTTDSEIACEEAARLTADTQEYTSPDDDDGGCEYHDMPPPPDGGYGWVIVFASFMCNMIVDGIAYTFGVFLNEFVVYFGEGKGTVAWVGSLLSGMYLSAGPVVSALANKYGCRAVCIAGSIISCAAFALSTLSTSVTMLMLTYGVMGGIGFGLIYLPAVVAVGYYFETKRSLATGIAVCGSGFGTFAFAPLANMLLENFDWKNSNLILAGLILNCAVFGAMMRPLTYPKEDKVKPLMQRMYEEKRLQMERGSIGGSYFMVQLPDGTMEKRLKAPLNADPGVHSSLALDQLAAQQGGMHPVATLPTISEFKAQEQNGSSGSSSESSQIEMKKPLNKKRNTNSESDAADYGADNMPRNASQPAFTSHQSGMPKNGSVPTFDRVRKHSTGERFKPSLAAIKASSRGDVGSNGDDDGSMFTSKASLKADRPAMVRPLSRKDIFYSGSVTNLKEFQSQKSLTNYRNSVVSLTKFEKEHRNDVRDDVEKGREEQYDLCPCLALPESFKNAIGAMMDVSLLRDPVFMMIGVSNIFGMAGLYVPFVYLVDAAVLDGIEQNSASFLISIIGITNTVGRIVCGYVADFPQVDALFLNNICLVISTVAVALTPFCHSYAAYVAMAIAFGIAIAGYISLTSIILVDLLGLDKLTNAFGLLILFRGAATIVGSPLAGALYDATQSYSIPFFVAGGLFALSAITSFAAPAMKRFRKPSEAPVHVEVLTPIDEEPSEDLADDDQPITMVPKIIQTAPSPSTEQPVTSNITSTTTINDDRKQPQSNGSAKDTDKEVSQMESVL, from the exons ACGGACAGTGAAATTGCGTGCGAGGAGGCGGCACGATTGACGGCCGACACACAGGAATATACATCGccggacgatgacgatggagGGTGCGAGTACCACGATATGCCGCCCCCACCGGACGGTGG ATATGGCTGGGTGATCGTATTCGCCTCGTTTATGTGCAACATGATCGTGGACGGCATCGCGTACACGTTTGGCGTGTTCCTGAACGAGTTCGTGGTGTACTTCGGCGAGGGCAAGGGTACGGTGGCCTGGGTGGGCAGCTTGCTCAGCGGTATGTACCTGAGCGCCGGTCCGGTTGTGTCCGCGCTGGCCAACAAGTACGGCTGCCGGGCGGTGTGTATCGCGGGCAGCATCATCTCCTGCGCGGCGTTTGCGCTCAGCACGCTCAGCACCTCCGTGACGATGCTGATGCTCACGTACGGTGTGATGGGCGGCATCGGGTTCGGACTGATCTATCTGCCCGCGGTCGTGGCCGTCGGGTACTACTTCGAAACGAAGCGCTCGCTCGCCACCGGCATTGCCGTGTGCGGGTCCGGGTTCGGCACGTTCGCGTTCGCACCGCTCGCGAACATGCTGCTGGAAAACTTTGACTGGAAAAACTCCAACCTCATCCTGGCCGGGCTGATACTGAACTGTGCCGTGTTTGGGGCGATGATGCGACCGCTCACCTACCCGAAGGAGGACAAGGTGAAGCCACTGATGCAGCGCATGTACGAGGAAAAGCGGCTGCAGATGGAGCGCGGCTCGATCGGTGGGTCGTACTTTATGGTTCAGCTACCGGACGGCACAATGGAGAAAAGACTGAAGGCGCCGCTGAACGCGGACCCGGGCGTACACTCGAGCCTGGCGCTGGACCAGCTGGCCGCCCAGCAGGGCGGCATGCATCCGGTGGCCACCCTGCCCACCATTTCCGAGTTTAAGGCGCAGGAGCAGAACGGTAGCAGCGGCTCGTCGTCCGAGTCGAGCCAGATCGAGATGAAGAAACCGCTGAACAAGAAGCGCAACACCAACTCGGAGTCCGATGCCGCCGACTACGGGGCGGACAATATGCCCCGCAATGCCTCACAGCCTGCCTTTACCAGCCATCAGTCGG GCATGCCGAAGAATGGTTCCGTACCGACGTTCGATCGCGTCCGCAAACACTCGACCGGGGAGCGGTTCAAACCGTCGCTCGCCGCCATTAAGGCTAGCTCGCGGGGCGATGTCGGTAGCAACGGTGAC gaTGATGGCAGCATGTTTACCTCAAAAGCCTCACTGAAGGCGGACCGGCCGGCAATGGTGCGTCCGCTGTCGCGTAAGGACATCTTTTACTCCGGCTCCGTCACGAACCTGAAAGAGTTCCAGTCGCAAAAGTCGCTAACGAACTATCGCAATTCCGTCGTCTCGCTGACCAAGTTCGAGAAGGAGCACCGGAACGATGTGCGGGACGATGTGGAGAAGGGGCGGGAAGAGC AGTACGATCTTTGCCCGTGCCTGGCGCTGCCGGAATCGTTCAAGAATGCGATCGGTGCCATGATGGATGTGAGCTTGCTGCGCGATCCCGTCTTTATGATGATTGGCGTATCGAACATCTTCGGCATGGCCGGTCTGTACGTCCCCTTCGTGTACCTGGTCGATGCGGCTGTTCTGGAT GGAATTGAACAAAACTCTGCCTCCTTCCTTATCTCGATCATTGGTATTACGAACACGGTGGGCCGTATCGTGTGCGGTTACGTTGCTGACTTCCCGCAAGTGGACGCCCTGTTTCTGAACAACATCTGTCTAGTCATCTCCACCGTAGCGGTCGCACTGACGCCTTTCTGCCACAGTTACGCCGCGTACGTGGCGATGGCGATCGCGTTCGGCATTGCCATCG CTGGCTACATTTCACTGACGTCAATTATTCTGGTCGATCTGCTCGGGCTGGACAAGCTTACGAATGCGTTCGGTTTGCTGATTCTGTTCCGTGGTGCCGCCACGATCGTCGGATCACCGCTGGCCGGAGCCCTGTACGATGCCACCCAGTCCTACTCCATACCGTTCTTCGTTGCCGGCGGTCTGTTTGCCCTGTCGGCCATAACTAGCTTTGCGGCACCCGCCATGAAGAG ATTCCGCAAGCCATCGGAAGCACCCGTGCACGTCGAGGTGCTGACGCCGATCGACGAGGAACCGTCCGAAGATTTGGCGGACGATGATCAACCGATCACGATGGTACCAAAGATCATTCAAACCGCCCCCAGCCCGTCCACGGAGCAGCCCGTCACGTCGAATATCACCTCCACGACCACCATCAACGACGATCGCAAGCAGCCGCAGTCGAACGGTAGCGCAAAGGACACGGACAAGGAAGTGAGCCAGATGGAGTCCGTTCTGTAA
- the LOC120901320 gene encoding monocarboxylate transporter 14-like isoform X1: protein MTSKASKTTTDSEIACEEAARLTADTQEYTSPDDDDGGCEYHDMPPPPDGGYGWVIVFASFMCNMIVDGIAYTFGVFLNEFVVYFGEGKGTVAWVGSLLSGMYLSAGPVVSALANKYGCRAVCIAGSIISCAAFALSTLSTSVTMLMLTYGVMGGIGFGLIYLPAVVAVGYYFETKRSLATGIAVCGSGFGTFAFAPLANMLLENFDWKNSNLILAGLILNCAVFGAMMRPLTYPKEDKVKPLMQRMYEEKRLQMERGSIGGSYFMVQLPDGTMEKRLKAPLNADPGVHSSLALDQLAAQQGGMHPVATLPTISEFKAQEQNGSSGSSSESSQIEMKKPLNKKRNTNSESDAADYGADNMPRNASQPAFTSHQSGMPKNGSVPTFDRVRKHSTGERFKPSLAAIKASSRGDVGSNGDVRKSMHLRLSRGSVNGSKNNNAEEFDDGSMFTSKASLKADRPAMVRPLSRKDIFYSGSVTNLKEFQSQKSLTNYRNSVVSLTKFEKEHRNDVRDDVEKGREEQYDLCPCLALPESFKNAIGAMMDVSLLRDPVFMMIGVSNIFGMAGLYVPFVYLVDAAVLDGIEQNSASFLISIIGITNTVGRIVCGYVADFPQVDALFLNNICLVISTVAVALTPFCHSYAAYVAMAIAFGIAIAGYISLTSIILVDLLGLDKLTNAFGLLILFRGAATIVGSPLAGALYDATQSYSIPFFVAGGLFALSAITSFAAPAMKRFRKPSEAPVHVEVLTPIDEEPSEDLADDDQPITMVPKIIQTAPSPSTEQPVTSNITSTTTINDDRKQPQSNGSAKDTDKEVSQMESVL from the exons ACGGACAGTGAAATTGCGTGCGAGGAGGCGGCACGATTGACGGCCGACACACAGGAATATACATCGccggacgatgacgatggagGGTGCGAGTACCACGATATGCCGCCCCCACCGGACGGTGG ATATGGCTGGGTGATCGTATTCGCCTCGTTTATGTGCAACATGATCGTGGACGGCATCGCGTACACGTTTGGCGTGTTCCTGAACGAGTTCGTGGTGTACTTCGGCGAGGGCAAGGGTACGGTGGCCTGGGTGGGCAGCTTGCTCAGCGGTATGTACCTGAGCGCCGGTCCGGTTGTGTCCGCGCTGGCCAACAAGTACGGCTGCCGGGCGGTGTGTATCGCGGGCAGCATCATCTCCTGCGCGGCGTTTGCGCTCAGCACGCTCAGCACCTCCGTGACGATGCTGATGCTCACGTACGGTGTGATGGGCGGCATCGGGTTCGGACTGATCTATCTGCCCGCGGTCGTGGCCGTCGGGTACTACTTCGAAACGAAGCGCTCGCTCGCCACCGGCATTGCCGTGTGCGGGTCCGGGTTCGGCACGTTCGCGTTCGCACCGCTCGCGAACATGCTGCTGGAAAACTTTGACTGGAAAAACTCCAACCTCATCCTGGCCGGGCTGATACTGAACTGTGCCGTGTTTGGGGCGATGATGCGACCGCTCACCTACCCGAAGGAGGACAAGGTGAAGCCACTGATGCAGCGCATGTACGAGGAAAAGCGGCTGCAGATGGAGCGCGGCTCGATCGGTGGGTCGTACTTTATGGTTCAGCTACCGGACGGCACAATGGAGAAAAGACTGAAGGCGCCGCTGAACGCGGACCCGGGCGTACACTCGAGCCTGGCGCTGGACCAGCTGGCCGCCCAGCAGGGCGGCATGCATCCGGTGGCCACCCTGCCCACCATTTCCGAGTTTAAGGCGCAGGAGCAGAACGGTAGCAGCGGCTCGTCGTCCGAGTCGAGCCAGATCGAGATGAAGAAACCGCTGAACAAGAAGCGCAACACCAACTCGGAGTCCGATGCCGCCGACTACGGGGCGGACAATATGCCCCGCAATGCCTCACAGCCTGCCTTTACCAGCCATCAGTCGG GCATGCCGAAGAATGGTTCCGTACCGACGTTCGATCGCGTCCGCAAACACTCGACCGGGGAGCGGTTCAAACCGTCGCTCGCCGCCATTAAGGCTAGCTCGCGGGGCGATGTCGGTAGCAACGGTGACGTACGTAAATCCATGCATCTCAGACTCTCGCGCGGCTCAGTCAATGGCAGCAAAAATAATAACGCTGAAGAATTC gaTGATGGCAGCATGTTTACCTCAAAAGCCTCACTGAAGGCGGACCGGCCGGCAATGGTGCGTCCGCTGTCGCGTAAGGACATCTTTTACTCCGGCTCCGTCACGAACCTGAAAGAGTTCCAGTCGCAAAAGTCGCTAACGAACTATCGCAATTCCGTCGTCTCGCTGACCAAGTTCGAGAAGGAGCACCGGAACGATGTGCGGGACGATGTGGAGAAGGGGCGGGAAGAGC AGTACGATCTTTGCCCGTGCCTGGCGCTGCCGGAATCGTTCAAGAATGCGATCGGTGCCATGATGGATGTGAGCTTGCTGCGCGATCCCGTCTTTATGATGATTGGCGTATCGAACATCTTCGGCATGGCCGGTCTGTACGTCCCCTTCGTGTACCTGGTCGATGCGGCTGTTCTGGAT GGAATTGAACAAAACTCTGCCTCCTTCCTTATCTCGATCATTGGTATTACGAACACGGTGGGCCGTATCGTGTGCGGTTACGTTGCTGACTTCCCGCAAGTGGACGCCCTGTTTCTGAACAACATCTGTCTAGTCATCTCCACCGTAGCGGTCGCACTGACGCCTTTCTGCCACAGTTACGCCGCGTACGTGGCGATGGCGATCGCGTTCGGCATTGCCATCG CTGGCTACATTTCACTGACGTCAATTATTCTGGTCGATCTGCTCGGGCTGGACAAGCTTACGAATGCGTTCGGTTTGCTGATTCTGTTCCGTGGTGCCGCCACGATCGTCGGATCACCGCTGGCCGGAGCCCTGTACGATGCCACCCAGTCCTACTCCATACCGTTCTTCGTTGCCGGCGGTCTGTTTGCCCTGTCGGCCATAACTAGCTTTGCGGCACCCGCCATGAAGAG ATTCCGCAAGCCATCGGAAGCACCCGTGCACGTCGAGGTGCTGACGCCGATCGACGAGGAACCGTCCGAAGATTTGGCGGACGATGATCAACCGATCACGATGGTACCAAAGATCATTCAAACCGCCCCCAGCCCGTCCACGGAGCAGCCCGTCACGTCGAATATCACCTCCACGACCACCATCAACGACGATCGCAAGCAGCCGCAGTCGAACGGTAGCGCAAAGGACACGGACAAGGAAGTGAGCCAGATGGAGTCCGTTCTGTAA